Proteins from one Limanda limanda chromosome 4, fLimLim1.1, whole genome shotgun sequence genomic window:
- the rdh20 gene encoding retinol dehydrogenase 10, translating into MIFLMDLQMMLLDVIYFILRNSVRAVLRPRTKPVDGELVLITGAGGGLGRLFAQEFTKHGAEVVLWDINSSSNEQTAKLVQEMGGTAHTYTVDVTKREDVYHKAELVRKDLGRDVTILVNNAGVVAGERMLDCPDELIEKTMKVNCHALFWTVKAFLPQMKAQNHGHIVTIASVLGLFSTSCVEDYCASKFAAVGFHESLAHELLAEDVEGVKTTLVCPYIVDTGMFEGCKIREEVELVLPPLDPQYCVEQAMNAILIDQPLVCIPRLTYLPFLSRALLPWESNVVVYRFMGSDKCMYPFIDTKKQASNGCIKVV; encoded by the exons ATGATTTTTCTAATGGACCTCCAGATGATGCTGCTGGATGTGATTTACTTCATCCTGCGGAACTCTGTGCGGGCGGTCCTGCGCCCACGCACCAAGCCTGTGGATGGGGAGCTGGTGCTGATCACCGGTGCAGGAGGAGGCCTGGGTCGCCTGTTTGCTCAGGAGTTCACCAAGCATGGGGCAGAGGTGGTGCTGTGGGACATCAACAGCAGCTCCAACGAGCAGACCGCCAAGCTGGTGCAGGAGATGGGGGGCACGGCCCACACCTACACGGTGGATGTGACCAAGCGGGAGGATGTGTACCACAAGGCAGAGCTGGTGAGGAAGGACCTGGGCCGAGATGTCACGATACTGGTGAACAACGCTGGAGTGGTGGCCGGGGAGCGCATGTTGGACTGTCCCGACGAGCTGATTGAGAAGACCATGAAAGTCAACTGCCACGCCCTCTTCTGG acagTGAAGGCCTTCCTCCCCCAGATGAAGGCCCAGAATCACGGTCACATCGTCACCATCGCCAGCGTCCTCGGCCTCTTCAGCACATCTTGTGTCGAG GATTACTGTGCCAGTAAGTTTGCTGCAGTGGGTTTCCACGAGTCTCTGGCCCATGAGCTTCTGGCAGAGGATGTTGAAGGAGTGAAGACGACACTTGTGTGTCCCTACATTGTGGACACAGGCATGTTTGAAGGCTGCAAGATACG ggaggaagtggaactgGTGCTCCCCCCTCTGGATCCCCAGTACTGCGTGGAGCAGGCAATGAACGCCATCTTGATAGACCAGCCACTGGTTTGCATCCCCCGCCTCACctacctccccttcctctccagAGC GTTGTTGCCGTGGGAATCCAATGTTGTTGTGTATCGCTTCATGGGCTCCGACAAGTGCATGTACCCCTTCATCGATACCAAGAAACAGGCGTCTAATGGTTGCATTAAGGTTGTATAG